From a single Cherax quadricarinatus isolate ZL_2023a chromosome 9, ASM3850222v1, whole genome shotgun sequence genomic region:
- the LOC138852482 gene encoding uncharacterized protein, producing the protein AAAAAAAAAAAAAAAAAAAAAAAAAAAAAAAASAASAAAAAAAAAAAAAAAAAAAAAAAAAAAAAAAAAASASAAAAAAAAAAAAAAAAAAAAAAAAAAAAAAAAAAAAAAAAAAAAAAAAASAAAAAAAAAAAAAAAAAAAAAAAAAAASAAAASAAAAAASAAAAAAAAAAAAAAAAAAAAAAAASAAAAAAAAAAASAAAAAAAAAAAAAAAAAAGHLRRLQNHCYPACKLKDEVEEEEEVEEVVVEEVEEEEKEEAEKEEEREMCKEIVSCIRGGGSFLSSNYRPISVASFTGKLLETVIIDVFGSHTERNNLMNDAQNGFAKDGHNCPGKHTEKDGQVDHLSEIFPTKVEFRV; encoded by the exons gcagcagcagcagcagcagcagcagcagcagcagcagcagcagcagcagcagcagcagcagcagcagcagcagcagcagcagcagcagcagcagcatcagcagcatcagcagcagcagcagcagcagcagcagcagcagcagcagcagcagcagcagcagcagcagcagcagcagcagcagcagcagcagcagcagcagcagcagcagcatcagcatcagcagcagcagcagcagcagcagcagcagcagcagcagcagcagcagcagcagcagcagcagcagcagcagcagcagcagcagcagcagcagcagcagcagcagcagcagcagcagcagcagcagcagcagcagcagcagcagcagcatcagcagcagcagcagcagcagcagcagcagcagcagcagcagcagcagcagcagcagcagcagcagcagcagcagcagcagcatcagcagcagcagcatcagcagcagcagcagcagcatcagcagcagcagcagcagcagcagcagcagcagcagcagcagcagcagcagcagcagcagcagcagcagcagcatcagcagcagcagcagcagcagcagcagcagcagcatcagcagcagcagcagcagcagcagcagcagcagcagcagcagcagcagcagcagcaggacattTGCGTAGACTACAAAATCACTGCTACCCTGCTT GTAAGTTGAAGgacgaggtggaggaggaggaggaggtggaggaggtggtggtggaggaggtggaggaggaagagaaggaggaagcagagaaggaagaggaaagagaaatgTGTAAGGAAATTGTTTCCTGCATCAG AGGGGGAGGCAGCTTCTTATCTTCAAATTATAGACCAATCAGCGTAGCCTCATTTACGGGGAAGCTGTTGGAAACAGTAATTATTGATGTGTTTGGAAGTCACACTGAAAGAAATAATTTGATGAATGATGCTCAGAACGGGTTTGCAAAG gatggacataactgccctggaaaacatacagagaaggacGGCCAAGTTGATCacttatcagaaatctttcctacgaagGTAGAGTTTAGAGTTTAA